The region GGAAAAATCAGGGAAATGACGGCCTCAAGCCAGTCTGTCAGCATAAGTCTTCGCCCCGCAAACGCTCGGCCAGGAGCGAATAGCGCCGGCGCGTCCGGTCACTCATGACGGCCGTATTAAGCGCCGCCCGCGCGCCCAGCAGGATAACCCGCTCTTTGGCCCTGGTAACCGCAGTATACAAAAGATTGCGCTGCAGCATAATATGATGGCCTGGCGTAAGCGGCATAACAACCACCGGATACTCGCTGCCCTGGCTCTTGTGGACACTCATGGCATAGGCCAGGGTCAGCTCGTCATGCTCGCCTTTTTCGTATACGACATCGTCCTCCGGATACCGCACCAGCACTTTGCCGTCGGCAATGGCGATAATATAGCCGATATCGCCGTTAAAAACCTTTTTGCTATAGTTATTGCGGATTTGCATGACTTTATCGCCTTCCCGCAGCACCTGGTTAATGCCCTGGATAAAATCCTTGCCGTCGACCGGCGGATTGAGCGCCGCCTGGAGCAGCTTATTGAGGTTCTCAACGCCGCACGGCTGACGGTGCATGGGCGACAGCACCTGGACTTCCCGCCAGATGTCAAACCCTTCTTGCGCCAGTTCGTTTTGGCACAAGTCGACAATGGCCCGCGCCACCGCCTCACTGTCGGCAATCTCGCGGAACTGAAAATCCGGGCTGCCGCATTCAGGCATACGCCCCCGGTTGATACGGTGGGCGTTGAGGACAATCATGCTCTCCCCGGCCTGGCGGAAAACCTCGGTCAGCCGCACTACCGGAATGACACCGGAACGGATAATATCCTTGAGCACCGACCCCGGTCCGACAGCAGGCAATTGGTCAACGTCACCGACCAGCACCACCCGGCAGCCGTCCGGCACAGCCTGCAGAAAATAACTCATTAACAGCATGTCCATCATGGACGTCTCATCAACAATAACAACATCAGCGTCAAGCGGGTTATGCTCGTCCCGGGCAAACAGCGGCTCATCGTCCATTCCGCCCCCGGCCTCAAGCAACCGGTGAATGGTCATGGCCTCCCGCCCGGTGGTCTCACTCAGCCGCTTAGCCGCCCGTCCGGTCGGCGCGCCCAGAACGATTTTGAAGCCCTGCTGTTCCAGCAGGTTGAGAATGCCCCTGACGGTAGTCGTCTTACCGGTGCCCGGCCCGCCTGTCAATACCAGCACGCCGTGCGTCAGGGCCGCGGCGAGCGCCTGCCGCTGGGCGCCGGCCAGCGTGACCCGGGCTGTCATTTCCCATTCGTCGACCAGCGCCGCATGGTCTACGCCGTCAACAGGCTTAGCCTGGTCTTTAAGCTGCAAGAGGCGCTCGGCCACCAGCTTTTCTGCCCGGTACAGGTAGCGCGGATATACTAAGGTCAGGCCGTGAAAATCCTCGGAACAGAGTTTGCCCTGCCTGATTTGCTCGCTAACCACCCGGGCAATATCGGCCTGATCGACATTAAGCAGTTTGGCCGATTCTTCAGTCAGCGCCGCCTCGGGCACACAGCAATGACCGGCTTGGCCGGTTTGCAGAAGCGCAAACTGCACCCCGGCAGCCAACCGGGACGGGTGCTCACGGTCAAACCCCAGCGCCATGGCAATCTGATCGGCAATCCGGAACCCAATCCCTTTTACTTCCTCAGCCAGCCGGTAGGGATCTGCCTCCAGCACGGCAATGGAATCCGAGCCATAGCGGGCAAAAATCCGGGCGGCATAGGCCCCGGTCACACCATGCATTTCCAAAAACAGCATGACTTCTTTAAGCTCGGCCTGCTCGGCATAAGCCTGATGAATTTGTTCGGCCTTTTTGCTGCCAATCCCTTCGACCTCAGCCAGCCGGCGGGGGGATAACTCGATAATCTCCAGCGTCCTGGCGCCAAAATGCTTGACCAGACGGGCCGCCATGGCCGGGCCAATGCCTTTGACCGCCCCTGACGCCAGAAACCGTTCGATCCCCTGCTCGGTGGCAGGCGCAATCCGGCGGCAGCTTGACGCCTTAAACTGCCGCCCGTAGCGGGCATGCTCGACCCACTCGCCGGTCAGAACCACCTGTTCACCCACCAGCGGCGCGGGAAAACTGCCGGTAACAGCGACCGCGGCGCCCTCATTGCCAGGTTTCAGGCGAAATACGGTAAAACTGCCGTCACCGCTTTGAAATGTTATATTTTCAACAATACCTTCCAGTTTGTTGTCCACTGATACAACTCCTGATTTTCAGCATAAATCCAAACATAAGTTCCTGTTCTTTTATTCGCAACCGCTGCCGTAAAGTCCTGCATATTTTTTTCATGAAACTGGCAGGATTTTTACCAAAAATGTAGTACTTTTAACATGAATATTGTAATTGTTACAGTAATTTACAAATTGCGAGGCGTCTAACCGTGAAAGAACACATGTACACCTATCATTACTTTCATAACCGCGCCATTATGCGCCCCTCCCGTATCAGTAATTATGTTTTCCAGGTGGTAGTTTTATCCTCAACCGCGTATATTGCCGCAACGCTTGTTTATCTAATCCGGTAGGGTAACAAGCACAAAGGACCTTGAGGAGGATTTAATGTGAACGAGGAACTGCTAAGAGAGATTTTAGGCGAAGTCCGGGGCATCAAGCAGGAAATGAGCGAAATGCGCCAGGAGCTAAACACCCTCAAGCAAAACTTTGATATTCTTAAATATGGTATGGTTAGTGCTGAAAACCGCATAACCCAAGGACTTGCCAGCCTTGAGGCCAAAATGACCGAAAGCTTCGATGGCGTAGTATCCATGATCGACGTAACCCAAAACCATATCATCGAAATGCAAAAAAGTCTGTCGGTACCCCTGCAAACCCAGGACAGCCATGACGAACAGCTGGATATGCATAATGACAGCATCAACATTCTCTCGGCAAAAATCCTCCAGCACGAAACAGAAATTACGCTTCTAAAAAAGAAAATCGGCATTCCGGCATAAAGTGTATCTTTCCACAAACCAAAGCCCTGCTTACCGTTTTAGCGGCAAACAGGGCTTTGTTGTTGCAAAACTACAGCCTCTCGGCAATAATCTTGGCCAGATCATTAATGCTGGCTGCTAAAATTTCCAGGCGTCTTTCCATGCGTACCAGCAGATAGACCGAGACTGCCATCGGAAAGCCGTAGCTTGAGGCGTAGCCGAGCAATTGTTCCATAAGCTATTCCTCCATTAAACCAGGGCCACAGTATCGCGGCTGCGGATGCGGGCTTCCACCTTTTCGGCCAGCGCGTTGCCTTTGATGTCAAAGACATTTTTGTCGATAATGTCCTGCATAACAGCCTGCGCTTGCGCCAAAGTCAGATCTCCCTTAGGATCAGGCACGCTGATGCTGACCTGGTTGCCTGCCGTGGTGCGGAACACCATTTCCAGTGTCTTGGTCATGTGTCACTCCTCCTTTCCGCTAAATTGCCGCCAGGGACGGAGATCGCCACGTCGTACCTCCTCGCGATGACAGGGCAGCTTGGGCCTCCTCCCCGTCATTGCGAGCACCGTTGCCTATGAGGC is a window of Sporomusaceae bacterium ACPt DNA encoding:
- the recD2 gene encoding ATP-dependent RecD-like DNA helicase, which encodes MDNKLEGIVENITFQSGDGSFTVFRLKPGNEGAAVAVTGSFPAPLVGEQVVLTGEWVEHARYGRQFKASSCRRIAPATEQGIERFLASGAVKGIGPAMAARLVKHFGARTLEIIELSPRRLAEVEGIGSKKAEQIHQAYAEQAELKEVMLFLEMHGVTGAYAARIFARYGSDSIAVLEADPYRLAEEVKGIGFRIADQIAMALGFDREHPSRLAAGVQFALLQTGQAGHCCVPEAALTEESAKLLNVDQADIARVVSEQIRQGKLCSEDFHGLTLVYPRYLYRAEKLVAERLLQLKDQAKPVDGVDHAALVDEWEMTARVTLAGAQRQALAAALTHGVLVLTGGPGTGKTTTVRGILNLLEQQGFKIVLGAPTGRAAKRLSETTGREAMTIHRLLEAGGGMDDEPLFARDEHNPLDADVVIVDETSMMDMLLMSYFLQAVPDGCRVVLVGDVDQLPAVGPGSVLKDIIRSGVIPVVRLTEVFRQAGESMIVLNAHRINRGRMPECGSPDFQFREIADSEAVARAIVDLCQNELAQEGFDIWREVQVLSPMHRQPCGVENLNKLLQAALNPPVDGKDFIQGINQVLREGDKVMQIRNNYSKKVFNGDIGYIIAIADGKVLVRYPEDDVVYEKGEHDELTLAYAMSVHKSQGSEYPVVVMPLTPGHHIMLQRNLLYTAVTRAKERVILLGARAALNTAVMSDRTRRRYSLLAERLRGEDLC